Genomic segment of Poecile atricapillus isolate bPoeAtr1 chromosome 25, bPoeAtr1.hap1, whole genome shotgun sequence:
AGCATTAATTGGAGGATGCAGAAAGCAACCTgacctgtgctgctgcttctgctgcctccagctctgccactgtCTGGAATGTTTGGGAGGTGGTTGTGGATGCTGGGTGAACCCAGTGGCCTTTTGAAACAGGAAAACTgcctgggaagggtctggggaTGTGGGAATGCCCAAGGAAATGTAAAGGTGTCTGTGCTGAGGGGACATATCCCCACCTCTGGTCCCTTTTATTGGCTTTGGGCTGGGAGAAGCTCATTGGGAATGTTATTTCCAGGCTCATATCCTTGTTTTTCATCCTGCTCATGCTTTTTTGGTTCCTCTGTTTCACCAGCTTCTCTCCCATCTGTGGCtggtggtgtttttctgggACAGCTTTTGCAGGGATGAGAACCAGCAGTGCCTTGGGGTGAGGGCAGGTTCAGAGAATCAGCTGAGAACAGGAGGGAGGGAATTCTGAGATCTGTTCCTAGAAGGAGGTGAAatccctcctggagctgctggccatGTCAGACCAGCTGGGCTTCCTGCTGGCATCTGTGTTGTGTGAAAGTTTCATCCTTTCTTCTGGCCCTTGTTACATAATGCAATCCCAGCAGAACTACCAAATCAAATCccaaaacagcatttaaaaaaaaccaaacccataATTTTATGCCATGTCCCCATTCAGCaatgagcaggagcaggggctggttACAAAcctgatattaaaaataaatctaatgAGGGGCTGCTGTGATGGATTTGGAATTCCTGGAGGTCAATCCTGGAGCAAAGCCAGGTGGCCAGGAGCCCTTTTAGCATCATGCACACACCTGAAAGGACAGCTACTGTCCCTGGTGGAGATTTCTATTGGACAATGATTATTCTTTCACTTTCGCACGGGGGAAGTCTGGACCACAAAAAACTGGACTCAGGTCTGTGGTTTGAATGAGGAGAGGCTCGTCCTGGCCGTGGGagtggggcaggcaggagcagcaagtCATTTCCATCTCTATTGCAGGGCTTTTCCCAttctgtgggagctgtgggagacggagcagcagtgctgggaagatgcagggagggagctgctgaAGCCTCTTATTTTTCTAAACCTATTATATTATTTCcacactgtttttctttttgttccctGCCCTTTGTTTCTGTGTTGGGGGAGAATGAAAAATTAACTCCTGCTCACACTTGCAAGGATTAATTCCTGCGACTTTCGGGGTACATTGAATGGGTCAGTGAGCTTCAGCCACCTTTTGATGTTGTCTGGGAGATGCACTTAGGAAGAATTTCTGAGAAAAAGATTGCTTGAACCTCCTAGTCAGCTGAGATGGCTCCTGTGAAAATATGTGGGCACTTCTAAGAAGTTTTAATCGAAGAACACGAGTGAGTGGAATCTGACTCTCGAATATATTGGGATTTAAAGTTGAAGTGATCCATCTGAAAGCTCTGGAGCAAGAAATGAAGCCAGGGTGGCTTTTTGTCCAGCATAAGGCTGGCAGTAAATTACTCCTGAGTGTGCTCCTACCCTGTGTTAGAGCCTGAATTCAAAAAATTCCATGTCCAGGTCGGGCTGTTGAAGGTTTCTCTGGGATGCAGATCATTCTTTTATAAAAGTAAATGTGGAGAAATGCTTGTTGAAAATTATTGCTGGTCAGCATCATCTAAAAGAGCTGTTCCTGCCTTGCTCTGCAGCCTGACTTCACCCAGTCCTGTCCACAGTGCAAAGAGTGAATCCACTGTAGCCCCCTCGGAGGAGAAGGAGAGACTTGTGATCCTCCAAACTGAAGAAACAGAGACTAAACCAGGTAAAACATCGGGACTTTTTTATGTgataaaagctgaaaagctcCCCAGGGACTGGAATTGTTTAATGCTGGCTCCAGGCTGTCCTTGGGGCACTGAGGGATGTTCTGCAAAGCCCACAGGTGCTTTTCCCCCTCAGTCACACACCCTGTCTCCAGTGCTGTGCTTGGAGATCTCCCTGAATCCGGTGCAAAGTTATCTGGGATAAAATGTGTGGAGGAAAGCTTGGTGTGCCAAGGAATGAGCCATAAACCCTTGGGGTGGGTGAGCTGGCACACCTTGGCACTGGTGAGTGCTGCAGGTCCCTCCTGGGCTGCCAGAGCACAtccagctcctctctcctgcaGAAGATGCTCACTTCCAGCCTGAGTGGCAGGCAGGGAGCTCCGCGTCCTACCTGGAGAACTCATGGGAGGAGCAGCTCTTGGAACAGCAGGACCACCTGGAAAAGGAGATGGAGGAAGCGAAAAAGATGATTTCGGGTTTGCAGGTGAGAGATTTCTCTTCCCAGAGAGCGTTCCCTCGGCTGAACCTTCATATTTGGCACATTCTCCCCACAATTCTTCATTTGTGGGACTTTTCCCTCCTGCCCCTTGCTGGGTGTGtttggctgtgcctggggagcagagcccctGGATCCATCTGGTGAAGGCACTGAGCTCTCTCAGGAGCATCCCTTTCTGTTTGTCCTGGGAACCACGGTGGCTTTGAATTGTAAATATTTATGTGGCAATAAACAAAGCAGAGATTGTGTGaggagcacaggcagctggGCGGGCACTTTCCCCAGGGACAATGGGCAGGACACAAAAGagccaccaaaaaaaaataaaaaattccttggTTGACTGGTAAAATCTCTCTGCATTTTGTGCccactgggagcagggacaggagggactgGCACTGCTGCCCCCTCATCCCCTGGGAGTGGGGAGAGGCAGCTGATGTGGCCAGCCAGGAAATTGGATTTGATTCATtgatttttcctcctcttaCTCAATAATTGAGAGGCTCCAGTTGGTGAGAGTTTGGTTGAAATATTGGGGATCTGATGCACACACACCCTATAAGGTGCTAAAGCTGGGAATTCATTCCCTGGAAATCTGAGTTGTCCTTGTTTGGTTCTTTCTGTGGGGAAGAGCATGGGCTGACAGACTCCTGGGAGAGCTTTGTCAGGGGATAAATCTTCCTGttcattcccaaaaaaacccctcattttTGAGGGGAATAAATCAGCAGAAATGGCAAATGAAGCTGGTTAGGAACTGTTGATAGGTGTGACTActggccagagctgcagctcccctATTTCCCTTTGAAATCTctgaaaaggagattttttttttcccccctttttctccccaggcTTTGTTGCTCAATGGGTCTTTACCTGAGGATGAGCAGGAAGGGTCCTTTGAACTTTCTGAGCGTGGAGCCtgccctgaggagcagctggtgaGAACATCCCTGGACCCAaatttccctgctccagctgccttttgccctgccctgcccctgctgcaATAACAACGCTGATATTTTGCATTCAGATCATCATCCGAAGCCGTCTGGACCAGAGTGTGGAAGAAAATCAAGATCTGAAGGTTAGAGGGTGACAAATGGAAGGGGAAGAGAGGTTTTGCAGATTGTTCtacttgatttttttgggggcaAATGGGGTGGGGATGAGGCAGAGTGGGAAAAATGATGGATGAAATGGGGAATATTCTGTTAGGGACCAGCTCTGATGCTGGCAGAAGTGTTTGATGTTGGCCTGAAGGACACATTTGGGGGACTGGGCAATCTTTGTTTTGCTCAGGACTTCAGTAGCAGCTTTTGTCATGTTTGTAACTCATGAAAATTTCTCAGGGCCTGACTGGCTCTTGGATctgtgggaaaagctgggatgtgcttcctcctgcagcagagaaCACCGGCTCTGGTCGGTTCTGAAGGGGTGAAAAGGTGCTGCTTAAACAAAATGTCTTGCATttgcagaaggagctgctgaaATACAAACAAGAAGCTCGGAACCTCCAGGGAATAAAGGTGAGGAAACGGGCATTTTATCAAAAATAAATAGCAGTGCTTTAGGTGAGGAGGGCCAGCAGCAACCACACAACTCTGAGGAATCTCAAATTGTAGAAGGAGGAGTATTGGGGGCTTGGAGATGGGGGATCCTGTGGTTTATTGCTGAATTTTTAGACAGGTACAAGGAGCTGGATTTCCTggtttctgttttgtctgtaaAATGAGGTcaaatattcccttttttttttttctttttttccctgtttctcctAAACAAAAAGAGGCATAAATTGCTCGGTTCTCCTGGCTCTTTTATCCCCTCCCCTCTCATGAAGTACACACTCAATAGCATTGGCCCAGTGAACTCATTCCTGCCAGCACAGGAAAAAGagcctggggtgtccctgtgctgcccagaAATGGCTCCATTTGTGCCTCTGGAGTGGTGAACGCTGCTCATCTCCTCCTGCCTGAGGTATTTTTAGAGCTGCCTGTCAGAAGGCAGCAAACAGCAGTGCCTGCCCAAGGTGGAGCTCTGGGTGAGTGAAAGGCGCAGAATTAGTGCTGACTTTGGCCTCTCCAGAGAGGATTTCACTGCACAACTGGGTCACACTCAGGGCTTAAGGCTCCTCGTGTCCTGGGCTGATCTTGGCCTCTCTGTGCCCTCTGGATGcgtggctggagcaggagctgcagggcactgcacgccctccagagctgctcccgTCCATCAGAGCCACTGCCCGTCACTTCTGGAGCGGGAATTTCAGGCTGAAGCAGAGAAAtccctcagtgctggcagccaaAATCAGGGGAAGGGAAATCAGTTTTGGGTAAGGGGGAGGCAGGAGGGCTGAGAGCCCTCTGGGGGCTggcagtccctgccctccctgcagagATCCCCTCTCCCCAGGACgctctgcagcagaggctgatcCAGCAGGACGCCTCAGTCCTGCAGCtcaagcaggagctgctgagagcCAGCATGGACAAGGAGGAGCTGCACAACCAGAATGTGAGTCGCTATTattgtcattattattattattattattattattattattattattattattattattattattattattattattattattattattttggcaGGGGGTTGGTGGCCCCAAGGGTGGCTGCAGCAGAGATTTCGGGGTCGTGGGATAGGGAACAAGCAGTCAAAGGtctctgcacagcacagctgtgctggccAGCTGTGAGGCTGGAGATTCCTGACCTTCACTCTCGCTTCCTGTCCTCCAGGACcttcagctgggacagggaggggctTTCCCCGATGTTTTCAGTGCTGTTGCATTTGTCCCTCCTCACTCCCTGGTTCAGCAGGTGGCACCTGCCCTGTGCAGGTCTCTAAACATCAGCTCCCTTGGCCTCTGTAGGTTTCTGGTCACCCTTCAGCACAAGGGGCAGAGGTTTCACTCTCTGGGAATATCTGCCTCACACCTGGCTGTTATTCCTGCAGGTTGACCTCCAGAGGAAGGTTGAAGAGAGAAACCGGCTCCTGGCGGAATACAAAGTAATGGAACCTCTTCCATGGGGGTTTGGGTGGTTCTTCAgttctgggaatgggattgttCTTTCCTGAGCACTTGGACAGCccctggaaggagctgcaggagccaggggTGTTTGTAGTGAGCTGGAGGGATCAGGAGTTCTTTGCATTCCCCCCACAGCTTCTTGCAGATCTTTTATTGTCGTGGTTTGTGGtggtggctgctgagtgtccaaCACTTGTGCAGATGAGGTTGGGTGAGCTGTTTGTCCTCTGATCCCTCGGAAATCTGCCCTCTGGGACAGCTGTGTGACCTCAGCAGTGGATCTTTGGCCAAGGGGACTTTGGACAATAAAAACCTGATTGATCTTGTCAAAAAATAGCTCTGACACTCAGCTCTAACATCTGGCAAAGCACACCCTGTGCAAGTCACCTGATCCTGGCAGATGACAGGCTtttccctgccatgggaagaTGACTgagcctccctccctgccctgctgatTCCCTGGATCCCTGTGTTGCAGAAGGAGCTGTGCCAGAAGGATCGGCACTTGCAGCAGCACCAGACCAAGCTGGATGAGATGCTCAGGCAGCTTTCCGAGGCCAGCTACCAGCAGGTagggagagctgggctgcactgggagctggcctGGCTGGCCCAGCTGGTGGTGACTCCTCTGCTGCCCCTCCCCAGGTGGATTTGGAGCGGGAGCTGGAGCACAAGGAGGCGTTGCTGGCTCACTGCATGAAGAGAGAGGCTGAGGAGGTACGGGAGCCTTGCTCCACACGTGAGGTGGTGTTTGCCCAGCACCCTGTAGGCACCTACAGAAACCCTCCCCTTCATCCCAGAGAGGTCTGGCTCTGCCTTCTCACTGGTAGAGCCTTGACCAAGGCAGGCAAagcccccagagctcccagcactGAGCACTCTTGGCTCAGAATCCTCAGGGGTGAAACAGTGAGGGATGCCAGACGCTTCCTCAGCTTCCAGCTTCACCTCTGGCCCTGGCAACAGTTAGACCACAGCTCAATTtacctcctccttttcctgctgacCCTGGTATTGAGTCTTCCCACCTTTACATGAGGAATCTGTGCTGTGACCAGGAACTCCCTGCACACTTCAGAGAGTGCCTTTATCTGGGAGAAGACAGTTTTAGCACTGACGTGGAAAGTGCTCATTTTGAAGTGCTCATCCCTCTCATTTTGAAGTCCataaatggggatttttggggaggtcCTGACACTCACACTCACATTTTCCCCTGCCCAGGTGATGGCTTACAGCAGTCACAGTGCCCAGAGCAATGGCTTTCTCCagccagcaggaaaaggagctgctcccacagcccaCCGAGGGGTAAGTGCACTTGAGGGGTGCATTCCCAGCCAGATATCCTGGAACTCCTCTGTTAGGAGAGgacaggaggatggggaggcagcagcctgggctgctctgagctgtggTGTTTTGGGCAGACCAATGACCTGCAGCTGGTCCGGGACGCCCTGCGCAGCCTCAGGAACAGCTTCAGTGGCCACGACCCGCAGCACCACACCATCGacagcctggagcagggcaTCTCCAGCCTCATGGAGCGCCTGCACCGCATGGAGACGCAgaagaggcaggagaggagggtaaaggctccccagggcactcagctcctgcccctcacacagcagctggagggctctgactgggaggtgacacTTTGTCcttgttgttgtggttttgcACAGGTCCGGGGGAAATCTCCAGCGAGCAGAGCAACCAACGAGTGCAGAGACTCCTGGCCTCCCAAATCCAGTGAGTGCCTTGCAGGTCCTGCCCTTCCCCTGCCAAATTCACTGCTGGGGTTCCCGGCTGCAGAATCCCCTCGGGAATCCCTTCGGGATCCTCCCTGGATCAGAGCTCCTTGCGAAGGGAAGGGACACACCTTTATGGCTGGGTTTTTGTAGAGCACCATCACAGTGGGAGCCTGGGCCTCttgggcagtgctgcagcacaaaTAACCATGGCAATCACTGGGAAAAGGGATGTCATCCcagctttcctgctgctttgcaCCATCTAGTGGGGACAGAGAAGCGCTCCCTTTTAGTGTTTACTGCCTTTCGTATCCACAGAACGGTGCAGCCTTTTTAAACACCACATTTCCACGTGTCACGAGTATTTTCTGCATAAAAGGAGCCTTAAAACTGTGGAGTTCAGTTCCTCTGTTTCAGCTCTTGGGGGGGAAGCAGGAAAGAAGGCATGAGAGAAACACAGATGGGCAAATTAAAATCCATGCACCACCATCCATCCTGGGCAGCTGGAACGGGAAGATGGGGAGGGATAACGATGATAAGGGATGATAATTAATGATGAAAGTTGCTGCCTTGCAGAGCTGCCTCACTCTCAGAGCACGCCTGTGATGAGCACCAGTGCCTGCACCAAAGTGTTGTACTTCACCGACCGCTCCCTCACCCCCTTCATGGTCAGCATACCAAAGAGGTGAGGCTGAGCCTTCCTAACCCTCCTGTGCCCCCAAAAGCAGCACTCTGATTTTCTGGGAATGCTCCCAGCCAGCACAGGTTTGCTGGATTTCGTGCTGTTGGCTGGGGAAAATTATCTGCGGTAGTCCCTGagttttgtttctgtattttgtttttgtatttatttcccTTGCAGGTTAGGGGAAGTGACTCTGAAGGATTTCAAGGCAGCCATCGATCGGGAAGGAACCCATCGGTACCACTTCAAAGCCCTGGACCCAGAGTTTGGCACAGTGAAGGAGGAGGTAAATGTGGGGCTGAGCTTTGGGGTCAGCGTCACCACACAGCCCTGGAGACCACGGTCACCTCCCTTTTAAACTCCCTTTAAAACTGATGAAATAGTGGATGTTCCCCCAGACAAAACTGTCTGCTTTCCCAGCTGTGGGTTAAGCTTCTCTTgtgctaaaatattttcatcctcAGCAAAAGCAATCCCAAGGATGTGGTTGTGATTGCCTGGGAATTGCAGAGCCCCTTGGGCAAAGCCAGCCTGGGACTGCTTGACAAATCCAGGCTGCAGGTTTTATAAAACCTGTTGCAATGGGAGAGCCTGTATTAAAACACAATCTCTCACTTCCTTCTGAAGGTTTTTCAGAGagaactctgtgtgtgtgtggcatcGTTCCCTTTGTGTGCAGCCCTGTTCACGCTCAGGCTGGTGTGGGTGTGGATTGGATTCATTACAGGTTATTGGGACACAAATTGATGAGGACAAGGGCAAAGGGTCACCCTctctggggacaggcagcagcagcagctggaggttTGCCACAGAAAAGGCGTCTCCTGTCTTTAGTTTACCTTTAATGTCAAAAAAAGCTCCACAGATAATAATCCTGATATTCATTGGTGAAAGAGGCATGGTCTGTTATTTACCTAAATTGTGAAAATGTGACTCATTCCTCAGCCATCATTCCCATGTGTTCCCTGGATTCTTTTGGGAAATCTGAGCTAGGATTTGACTTCATGCCCCCGATGCCTCTCACCCTGCAGAACCACGTGTCCAGACTCCAGACATGACTGAAACCCtctatttcatttcattttatttttttttttttggtaggtaTTCCATGATGATGACATCATCCCTGGCTGGGAGGGGAAAATCGTGGCCTGGGTGGAAGAAGACCACGGGGAGAATTAATGGAGCTTTCAAGCCGTGTTTCTATGGAAACCTGTGACTGtctgcagagctcagagagTGACCAAGGAGCCCAAGCGCTGGGGGGAGGCCAGTTCAAGCTGCCAAAAAAGATCCTCTGTGCAAGGCACGGGTGGTGAGGCCGTGTGCATGGACAGCTGGCACCCGCCTGCCCGTGCCCGAGGGCAGCTGCTGTCCtgaggctgcagggacacaaaTGCCTGGCTTGGCCCTGCCAGCAAAACCCTGGAGGCCTTAAGGATGCtttctcctccatccctgcactGTGTGCTGCAGGCTCAGCCGGGCATCTCCTGTGCTGGTGTCACAGGAAGCTGCACTGGTGGAGAAAATGTGAAGCTTTGCCTTCGTGGAGAAGTTGCTGGATTGCGAGGGCTGAAGGTTGGAGCGGCTGttgtcctgcaggagcagagtgacTCTGTGGACATTGCAGGCTCACAGGACCTGCTCCAGGGGGAAGAGTCCTCTGGAGGGTTGAGACATGCTCTGAAGCAAAGCTCACCAACCTGGCCAAGCTCCTTTCTCCCAAACTCAGGCTCccatttcccagccctgctttcccCACTTGCTCTCCAAAGCTGTTCCAATTCCGAGGCCCTCTGGgtttgctctgcagctgcagggactgTGGGATCTTGgtgcttgtttgtttgctgaAGGATTTCATGGGTGGGGGAGCTGGAATCAGCTGAGCTCTTTccagcccctgtccccacactcctgccctctctgctgtcacctcctgtgcgcaggcactgccagggccaccaaGCACTTACCCACAACAGTTCCTTGCTACGCTGAGTCCTGAAGGATCAGGAAAGAACTGCTGGGGAAAGAACAAACCCTAAAATCCCCCAAGGGTGGATTTTCCcctttggttttgtggttttgtttctctaCATCGCCTGTGGGCTTGGGAGGTCGGAtgggctctgctccttcccagctcctgtggGCCTTCCATGGACTGTCTTTGTGTGCTGTGCAtgaggctgggagagggggaaacCTGGTTTTACTGTTTTATATTAACATGTCGTTTTGTAAACATGttcttgaaattattttgtacCGATTCACATTTGTCTGAGGACTGTGGATATTTTTATACTAGTGCAAGTGCTCTCTGTATATTTCTGCACGCATTATAATGTGTTTTACTCCTTTCCTGGTGGATGCTGAGATGTTTTGTATCGTCTTCTGTTAACACAACACTGGccttgtaattttattttactatgGAAATCCGATTGGTTGATGCTGGGTTTTATATCAAGGCTCTTACATGGTTTTGTGCCACATTGGCACAACACAAGCTGCCTCCTGTTCTGGACAATTTGTGTGACTTTCTACTTACAGACAGCAGGAGGGAAGTTCATCAGTGAACAAGTTAATTAATGGGGGAAATACACCCcttttggaaaagaaacaaagattttctttctcccctggACAGTTTCTCTGTTGCATGGTCTCTAGCAAAGAGGGCACGGGCTTGTGATACTGACATCGATTGTATTCAAATTGCAAACTTCTCACAAGTGTTTCATTCCTCGGGTTTTACTCATCAGTTTTATTTCAGCAACAGCCACACACCCGGGCTGGAGTTTCATGGAGAAAATTACGAAACTTTTCAAGGTCTGTTGTTACCCAACTTCACATCCTTCTCTGCTATTCAGAGGAgcagtttggtttggtttctccctcataaaagcaaaaggaaaaatgagttTTAAATGAGTTTTAATTCTGACTCCGGAGATTTTACTACAGGATGAAATTAACAAGTACAGGAACAGCAAAGTAACTGTGAGGAAAGCTGGGCAGAAATAAACCAGTTGTAAGCAGTGAAATAAAGGGATATGGTAGCAAGAGCACGTCTCAGAACAAACCCACCCTCCATGGAAAATTCTGGCTTAGGTTGAGGTGGAATTTGGTatgttttagtttatggccTTTGCCACTCTCCTGTGGCACTGAAGGGAGCGCGGCTCCATCCCTTGGAGTGTATTTGTGTCCCCTTGGGTGTATTTGTGTGTTCCACCCCATCCACAGCCTCTCCCCTGGCccttcctggggctgttccctctcctcccgtCCTGTCCGTGCGGGCAGAGCCCGATCCCCGGCTGTCCGTGCTGCCGGGGAGCCGTGCAGAGCCACACGGTGCGGCCGATCCCGTGTCCCCGGGCCCAGCTCCCCGTTTCCCCGGGCCCAGCTCCCCGTTTCCCCGTTTCCAGCTCCCCGTTTCCCCGGGTCCAGCTCCCCGTTTCCCCGGGCCCAGCTCCCCGTTCCCCCGAGCCCAGCTCCCCGTTTCCCCGGGCCCAGCTCCCCGTTTCCCCGTTTCCAGCTCCCCGTTTCCCCGGGCCCAGCTCCCCGTTTCCCCGGGCCCAGCTCCCCGTTTCCCCGTTTCCAGCTCCCCGTTCCCCCGTCTCCAGCTCCCCGTTTCCCCGGGCCGAGCCCCGCTGCAGCGCGGGGCGGTGCGAGGCGGTGCCTGAGGCGGGCCGGgtcccgcccgccgccgctTTACGGCCGCCCCAGTGTCGCACCGCGCCGCCCGCACGGAGGTCACCGAGCGCCGCCGGCCCCGGTccgcccggcccagcccggctgcagcccagccccagcatgTGGCGGGTGTTGGCGCGACGCGTGTCCCGGGGCGCGGCCGGGGCGCCCGGCCTGGTGCGGCCCCGCCGAGCGCTCGGGGCCGGGGtcggggccggggctggcccGGTCCGGCGCGGCCCGGCCTGGGGCGGCCCCGCGCCTCgcccgctgctgccgccgcccgCCTGGCCCCGGCTCGTCCCGCgccgctgctgcagcctccCGGCGCACCAGAAGGTGAGAGACACCCCCGAAGCCCTGCCCGggctgtcccccgtgtccccttccctgcccgtgtcccctcccttgCCCCCTCTGCGTTTTCCGTCCCCTCCCCGTGCGGCTCCGTTTGCCCCGCGGACAGAGTTATGGGATCATCAGGGCTGGAAAAGAGCTTTAGGAGAAGCACTGCCGCTGGAGCCCCCGAGCCACATCACCCACACGGCTCTTGGACATCTCTGGGGATGGGGACCCCACCACATCCATGGGTAAAGCTGTTCCAACGCCTGGCCGcccaaactgggaaaaaatcGTTGGGTTGTGTGCCTTTGGCACCGCTTAGCCTCAGTCCAGACAGCCCCTGGACAGCTGTGGGGTGCTATCTCCATCACCTCTgtcctttatcccagcaccactGTTGGTCCCTCGGCAGACCCAGGCTCTCTATAACCTTATCTTGGTAAAACCACAGCGTGTTAGGGGATTGGAGTGGGCCTTAAAGCCATGTCTAGGGAtgccttccactgtcccaggttgctccaagcctcatccagcctgaccttgaatacccagggatggggcaaccacaACCTCTGCCCTCAGCACCCAGTGTGGGTTTGCCCAGGGTTCATCACCAGCAGCTTGGGGCAGTCCTGGGGATTTTCAGCTGatctgtgccccacagcacgTCACCCTCAGCTGAGCTGAGGATTTGTCGCTGTCCTGGGTGtgattcctgctgctggatCTGTCTGGGTTGTGACACTGCCCTGTCCCTCGCaggtggcactgccagcactgtcCCCCACGATGCAGATGGGCACCATCGCGCGCTGGGAGAAGAAGGAGGGGGACAAGATCAATGAAGGGGATCTCATAGCAGAGGTatcctggggatggggctgggctggTCTCTCATGAGCTGCACGTGTGGCCTGGGGACTGTCCTTGGCTGAAGACAGATTTTGGATCGCagatcccatgagatgctggtGGGAAGGAGTGGCTGTCAGCCTCTCAGAACTGGTTTGAGGGCAAACTTCCctagagctgctgcttcagggtGATTTTTCCAGAGCTGTGACCCTACAAGGGACTGGGAGGCTCTGGGCTCACCATTTCCTGTTCTCTCTCAAAGGTGGAGACAGACAAAGCTACAGTTGGCTTTGAGAGCCTGGAGGAATGTTACCTGGCCAAGATCCTGGTGCCAGAAGGGACAAGGGATGTTCCTATTGGGGCCATAATATGTATCACTGTAGAAAAGTAGGTATTTTCCTAACCCTTGATGTGAATTTCCCCTCTTGGGACTTCTGGGGTGCCTTGAGTGAAAGACTGAGACGGGATTTGTGGCTCTGTGTGTCCTTCTAGGCCTGAACATATTGATGCCTTCAAAAATTACACCCTGgattctgcagcagctgctgcccccgCA
This window contains:
- the DIXDC1 gene encoding dixin isoform X1 — protein: MLACLARGNLLDILQEGFTEQQLQAYVAWVNSQLKKKPAVRPVQDLRQDLRDGVTLALLIEIVAGEKLSGIEANPSSQQEMRENVEKVLQFVASKKIRMHQTSAKDIVDGNLKSTMRLILALAAHFKPGSGRAGTPGSGGKSWAAPPGSLRPRSAAAVAQGAVAALADVRQDVQQSGRDVFRHRQRNSSMDEEIENPYWSVRALVQQYEGQQNVPAEFHPPSLTSPSPVHSAKSESTVAPSEEKERLVILQTEETETKPEDAHFQPEWQAGSSASYLENSWEEQLLEQQDHLEKEMEEAKKMISGLQALLLNGSLPEDEQEGSFELSERGACPEEQLIIIRSRLDQSVEENQDLKKELLKYKQEARNLQGIKDALQQRLIQQDASVLQLKQELLRASMDKEELHNQNVDLQRKVEERNRLLAEYKKELCQKDRHLQQHQTKLDEMLRQLSEASYQQVDLERELEHKEALLAHCMKREAEEVMAYSSHSAQSNGFLQPAGKGAAPTAHRGTNDLQLVRDALRSLRNSFSGHDPQHHTIDSLEQGISSLMERLHRMETQKRQERRVRGKSPASRATNECRDSWPPKSKLPHSQSTPVMSTSACTKVLYFTDRSLTPFMVSIPKRLGEVTLKDFKAAIDREGTHRYHFKALDPEFGTVKEEVFHDDDIIPGWEGKIVAWVEEDHGEN
- the DIXDC1 gene encoding dixin isoform X2, whose product is MGGKQVKCLTSPSPVHSAKSESTVAPSEEKERLVILQTEETETKPEDAHFQPEWQAGSSASYLENSWEEQLLEQQDHLEKEMEEAKKMISGLQALLLNGSLPEDEQEGSFELSERGACPEEQLIIIRSRLDQSVEENQDLKKELLKYKQEARNLQGIKDALQQRLIQQDASVLQLKQELLRASMDKEELHNQNVDLQRKVEERNRLLAEYKKELCQKDRHLQQHQTKLDEMLRQLSEASYQQVDLERELEHKEALLAHCMKREAEEVMAYSSHSAQSNGFLQPAGKGAAPTAHRGTNDLQLVRDALRSLRNSFSGHDPQHHTIDSLEQGISSLMERLHRMETQKRQERRVRGKSPASRATNECRDSWPPKSKLPHSQSTPVMSTSACTKVLYFTDRSLTPFMVSIPKRLGEVTLKDFKAAIDREGTHRYHFKALDPEFGTVKEEVFHDDDIIPGWEGKIVAWVEEDHGEN